The Diospyros lotus cultivar Yz01 chromosome 11, ASM1463336v1, whole genome shotgun sequence region AAtgtgtcatatcttcattggaAGATATGTTATGTTAAGTAGAGAAGACAATAACGCGTCATTTCCTTAATCTCTTTCAATTAGGAGACGCTACGTAACTGTTGACATCATTATCAGTTATGACTCTTAATATTATTCGTCTCTATAACTATGTATAGATTGATTGTGTTATATGAATCGTTAGGGCAAAggatataaaagaaaatattgggCCATAAATTCAAACAATGAAAGAAAGATGGCTGAGGATGtcagtttctcttttttttcaaaGGGTAATTATGTAAAAGCACTTTTAGTTTTGttctaattttataatgaatttttaatttttacaataaactttttatttaatcacaaaattaaaagttcgttataaaattgaaataaacaattGCTTAGATCTACTGGTCTTATGAGTTCTGCTTTTCCTATTGaaataaactttttatttttctaaaatatttttatatatatcttacttaaaaaacaatcaaataagttatttcttaatttaaactTATTTCCTAATTTGGGTTTGTAATGCATGGGCTAATTAATGCCCTAGCTAAGGTCTTTTGACCTGTTTtatacattatttttcttttacactCAATTTAATTGCTAATGGTCaccctttatatattttattttatctagcACATTCCACTTCTctaagtataaatatatatagcgGTAGaatgtaaaacaaaaaaaaaaaaaaatactatcacaacaaatatgacaatgatttttttatgaactATGCTATATGTACTAATGGGATGACAAACTCGATGATTGAATCAGATCCGATGACTTCATCATCGATCATCAAAGTGTCACCGAGGGGGAAGCCTGATCATGAAGGCTGATCGGACTTGTTTTATGAAATATGGGACTTCATCCAAAGATGACAGAGGCTAATTAGGTgagggtatttttgttatttaatacCTTCGGTCATCCTTTTAGTAactcaattatttatataactagcatttttttttttattacgaGTCACATCGATTcatattgtttctttttttttttgcaaatgtaaaatatatttttaatatataatcattagttataatatgtaataaaattacaaactcCACTTAAAAGACTAATTATTTCAAACTATTAACCAAATTAGTATATATTGGCATGACACATGAGCAAAGATTGGCCATATGGCAAGGAGATAAGATCAAAAATACTCCAAGTAGAAGCATTTTTGTCTTAGATACATATAGAGTCGCTCCAAGCAAAAATACTATCTGATTCTTTCTTGTTATAGGTTGATCATTTGATAGAGACTTGTTGAATTTTACTAAGAAATGTTTTGGAGATCTTTAAGGCTTTCTAACCttatatttaacatattataataattgCCTCGTATGATACAAATTCTTGTTTATAACAGCTCGTTAACATCAATTTgtctattttacattaaatggattattttgatttgttgttACTTTCAGATTGAAAAGAGTCGACACCAAATCTGTATGAGTCTCCAACATCTATTAATAAGAACTATAAGTGGAATCTCTTTAATGCTTCAAGCCTTCACCTTTTATCAATTATTTCTAAGATTCAAGCATTTTAATTTAGTTCtaaaaggattttttttaagGGCTATATTAAGGGTGTCTCTGAGTTTAAGTGGACTTGAGATCGAACAGAATCATTGTGATTGATTTAGTTTGGTTTCATCTTTTTAGTAGAGTGGTTCCTTTTGAGTCCAGATTTTTTAGTTTATAGATTCCATTcgaaagaataaaattaagtgTCACTAAACTATATgctctaaaaaattaaataaataaagtaattatttttaattcattacattgaaaaaaaactaagagtatgaaataagaataatactAGAAGTCACTACTGATGGCGAGAGTGTTATCAGTGATGTAGCATTTTCTCATTAAAGAAGAGTAAAAAGACTATATGTTATCATCTTATCTGAATatctttttcaatgaaaatGCAACACATGAAGCCCCTAGGGCATAGATCAACTAGCAAAGGAAGAATGTGCTGGGGTGTTGTTCTTTGGACCCCTAGGTTCTGTGTTCGAGTCCTGACCAAAAGATAGTTCAGTAGGTAAGGAGCGAccctaaaaaatgaaaaatacttgcCGCCCTCACATTTGCGGTCGTGCTAGGAGTCGAAACATGTCTGCTGGATTCCCTGATTTACCTCTGCTGAAATTGTGGGGCCAAACAGCGGGAGCGCTCGTGATGGTgtgttaaccaaaaaaaaaaaatgcaacacaTGACTGATTACACTATCATCGTTATCACTTCTAACATTacttattaaataattatgttttaaagATAGAATAATATAAGTAATTTTCTTCGTTCAGCTCCTCGCCGTCAGTGAGCCGTTGCGCTCCTTCCACCGCTGCTAGTGTTATTGGAACTCACTGTCGGTTATTGTAGGACCGTCACCGGCCACCTTCGCCACTTGTCGTCACTGGAAATAGCTGTAGATTTTCCCAACCATCGCCGCACCAGATCGCCGGCGCATGTTTTTTTCCAATCAATTCTTTCTCCTCCGACCACCAAAATCTCCATATTTCCTCTTTTCCTCACCCTCTCGCTTGTCTCGATCTCGGAAAACCACCGGTTATAAAGCCAAAGTCTTTCATCTTAATTTGCTGCGTGTCAAGACCGATTTATCACTGGAAAATGCGTCAATCCtcgccattttttttttttttccgaatTTCCAGTTCTTGATTAATTCTCCACAAATCCCGACCAGAATTTGGAAACCTCAGCAAGATTTCGGGGATGTTTTGTGACGAATACCTCAATTTCCCCAATTCCGTATTGGTGTGAAAGgtaaaaaatgttgaaaataaattattcaatatatagagccacaaatgtattttaaaatgtGTAATCCTATCTTAAGATTTATCCAATTAAAAGTGAtttataaagtttatttttggtCTATTAGGTATTAAACTATCATAGAACTAATGTGTAGAGACAGaagttatatttctaaattgatgaggggtcaatttgaaaatataagaaGTTGTTAACTGCTATATAAATGGGTTATGGTCCTCAATTGATTAAGTAGTTTTATCTCTCTACATCCCCATCAacagagaaattctaagaaattACGAATCAATTAGAAGATCAAAAAACCTGTTTTGATCAATTATCACAATGGATACAGGTACACTTccgtttattgtttattttgtttttagtaaTTTGACATGAATGTTCTTCGAATTTGGATAATAATtctacaagtggtatcaaagcagttTCATGTTAAATCATTAAGAATCGTATTGTTTTTATCCATGATTTACTTTTCACGTTATGGTATTTGAGTTTTTTCAtggattcaatttttaaaataaagtttTTACATTTGGTTGCGGCACAGTAAAAGACTACGCCGATAAGGAACAGTCGCAGCCATCTGGCCGCGGCAACAAGAAAATCAAAGTCGTGGCCAGTGGCCACGGCATCAAGATGGCAGCGGCCAAATGGCCTCTGCATTAAAGTCATGAAAGCAGCGGCCAGTGGCCGCCCATTCCAAGAAGCCGTAGGGAATGATCCACAAATATCTGTATGAATCAATTCTAAGACGTCTGAAGTTTTGTTGGCACCTAATCTCTTAGTTTTGGTCTATTTTCCCTTGATGCAATCAATGTAGATATCAAAATCTGTGAAGTCGAGGGAATCCAAAATGCCATTAGACACAAGTTTCCCAATTCTAGCTTTTGAGATATGACCTAATCGCTTGTGCCATAATGACGCTgaattttctttgtttaatttgCGTTTAGTACCCCGAGATTCCACATGCAAGGTTTCATAACATGACGCAATAGTATCAAGCAAATATAGGTTATCATATGCACATAATGAACTAGTACCAATAACATTTGAATGTAATGGAAGACTAAACTGATTGTTTCCAAAAGAACAATAATATCCAGATTTGTCCAATAAAGAAACAGAAACCAAATTCCATCTAAAAGACGGTACAACAAAAGTGTCTTTCAAATCCAAATAATAACCAATTGCTAATAATAACCTAAAAGTTCCTATTACATCAGCTTCCACTGATTTGCCATCACCAACAAAAATGTATCTTTCACCATCAGTTGGCTTTCGGTAGCTTGGGCAACCCTGCATAGAAATACTTTTGTGAGTAGTAGCACCAGAATCTAACCACCATATGTTTCTAGGTACTGAAGCTAAATTAACCTCAGAACAGACCAAAGTAAGAATTGTACCTTTCTTTGCACGCCAAGCATGATATTTGGCATAATCTTTCTTCACATGTCCAGGCTTATTGCAAAAGAAACAACTCTTATTGTCTTGCTATTGTTTCTTCTGTGCTGGACCCGTAGGAGCagcttcatttcttttttttttcttttcttttcttttctttcccttatCTTTAAAGGTGTTTTCCAAGTGAGCACTTTCAATGGACCATTCCCTACGACTTCTTGGAATGGTCAACAATATTTTATCTCATTCATATATAGACGATTACTCACGTTATGGGTACCTATATCTCATTCATGAGAAATCTCAGTCTTTGGACGTGTTCAAAGCTTTTAAAGCTGAAGTTGAGAATCAACTCAACAAAATGATTAAAATCGTCAGGTCTGATCGTGGTGGTGAGTACTATGGCAGATATGACGATTCAAGCGAACAACGTCCAGGATCATTTGCTAAATTCCTAGATGAATGTGGAATCGTCCCACAATACACTATGCCAGGATCTCCTAGCATGAATGGTGTAGCTGAAAGACGAAACAGAACTCTTAAGGATATGGTGAGGAGTATGATTAGTCATTTTACCTTACCAAAATTATTCTGGGGAGAAGCACTAAAGACTGCAGCTTATATTCTAAATAGAGTTCCAACTAAAGTAGTTGTCAAAACACCTTATGAGCTTTGGATAGGCAAAAAGCCTAATTTAAAGCATTTTCACATTTGGGGATGTCCAGCTAAGGCAAGGCCTTATAGGccacatgaaaagaaattggactCCAAAATAGTGAGCAATTACTTTATTGGTTATTCTGAGCGATCTAGGGGCTACAAATTTTATGATCCCATACTTAAGTCAATTTTTGAAACGGGAACTGCAACATTTTTTGAGGATATTGAGTTTGGGGGGAGAAATAAGGTTAGAGACATTACCTTTGAGGAGGAATCAGTTTCGTTTCCTactattatttttgataatgtaCAAGCTTCTATACTTGTCATTGATCAAGAAAGCAATGTTGAACAACTTCCCATTTAGAATGAAGTAATTATTCCTGAAGAACAAACTCAACAACCTCATGAACTAAGGAGATCCactaaagaaagaagaagtgcTATCCTAGACGATTATATAGTATTTCTTCAAGAACGTGAGGAAGATATTGGAATGGTGGATGATGATCCAATTAATGTCCATAAAGCCTTGTAAGATTCTAACTCTCAAAAGTGGATTGATGCCATGAATGAGGAGTACAAGTCAATGCAAGACAATAAAGTTTGGGATCTTGTCCCATTACCAGTAGGTGCGAAACCCATTGgttgtaaatggatatttaaaacCAAGAGGGATTCGAAAGGTAATGTGAAAAGATATAAAGCTCGTCTTGTAGCTAAAGGCTTTACCCAAAAGGAAGGCATTGACTACAAAGAGACTTTTTCTTCGGTTTCTACGAAAGACTCTTTTAGGACTATTATGGCACTTGTTACACATTTTGATCTTGAgttacatcaaatggatgttaagactGCGTTTCTCAATGGCGACATTGATGAAACGATCTATATGGTGCAACTAGAAAACTTTGTGTCAGGAGACCCAAAGAATATGGtttgcaaattaaagaaatccaTCTATGGGCTCAAACAAGCTTCCCGTCAATGGTACCACAAATTTCATCAAGTCATTATCTCATTTGGTTTTGAGGTTAATGCTATGGATGATTATGTGTATCAAAAAGTCAATGGGAGTAAACATATTTTCCTGgttgtgtatgttgatgacatattgCTTGCCACTAATGATATATGCTTGTTGCATGAAACCAAGAGATAtctatcaaaaaattttgagatgaaagatcttGGTGATGCCTCTTTTATATTAAGGATTCAGATACACTGAGATCGTTCTCGGTATATTCTTGGATTACCACAAAAGAGCTATATCAATAAGGTGATTAAAAGATTTGGCATACAGAATTGTAAGCCAGGTGACACCCCAGTCGCTAAGAGAGACAAATTTAATCTTAGTCGGTGCCCTAAGAATCAACTTGAAGTTAAGGAGATGCAAAAGATTCCCTATGCGTCAGCTGTCGGGAGTCTAATGTATGCTCAAGTTTGTACACGTCCGGATATAGCATTCATTGTTGGCATGTTAGGCAGATATTTAAACAACCCTGGCATGGATCATTGGAAAGCAGCAAAACAGGTTATGAGATACTTGCAGAGAACAAAAGATTACATGCTCACATATAGGAGATCGGATCAATTGGAGATCATAGGGTATTCCGACTCTGATTTTGCCGGATGCCAAGACAGTAGAAGCTCCACTTCAGGCTACATTTATCTACTAGCTGGAGGAGCCATTTCTTGGAGGAGTGCCAAGCAAACACTCATAGCATCTTCCACCATGGAAGCAGAATTCATGGCGTGTTATGAGGCATCCAACCATGGAATATGGCTGCGAAATTTTGTCACTAGGCTACGCATTTTGGATGGTATAGAAAGACCACTTaagttatattataataataaatcagCAGTTCTGTATTCCAATAACAGTAAGAGCTCATCTAAGTCTAAGCATATTGACATAAAGTTGCTAGTTGTGAAGGAAAGAGTGCAGAGTGAACAGATTTCCATAGAACACATTAGGACAAACTCCATGATTGCGAATCCGCTTACCAAAGGATTACCACCTAAGATCTTTCATGAGCACACTGTTCATATGGGTGTTGTATTGTGTGAGGATATCATGTTTTAGTGGGAGTTTGTATTCTCattgttttatgtttgtttataaAGACATTCTtgtatttgaatattttctatACAGAAATAAAGTATTCGGTTCATTTCACTCTGATATATTATATTCAGTATTGATCTCACTAAAGAATAAGGTAGGACCAGTTGGAAATAGACATGTTTGGATCACATCACATGTAATTTTCATGCTACATATCCATGATTGATCTATGTAGTTTGGTTGTATTGGTATACGTGACCATTGATGAATTTAGTCACGCTAAATGTGACGAAGATCACTTTGATCCTATATCAGTATAATTAATGGACAAGATTATTTGGAAATACCCTTAATAGTGATAGGAAAAATTTTGGAGCTCATAAGCTTGTGCACATTTGTAAGGTTACATATGTGGCCCAGTGGgagattgttgaaaataaattattcaatatatagGGCCACAAATGTATTTTGAAATGTGTAATGCTATCTTAAGATTTAGTCAATTAAAAGTGAtctataaagtttatttttgggCTATTGGGTACTAAACTATCATGGAATTAATGTGTAGAGACAGaagttatatttctaaattgatgagGGGCCGATTTGGAAATATTAGAAGTTGTTAGCTACTATATAAAGGGGTTATGGTCCCCAATTGATTAAGTAGTTTTATCTCTCTACATCCCCATCAacagagaaattctaagaaacTACGAATCaattggaagatcaaaagaCTCCTTTTGATCAATCATCACAATTGATACAGGTAAACTTtcgtttattgtttattttgttcttaGTGATTTGACATGAATGTTTTTGGAATTTGGATAATAAttctacaaaaaataaatactaaaagtAACATTTTTCTCTCCTTCCTCTATAAGGCCCATCAAATCGTTCAGCTGATTTCATACTCATTTGCTTGAAATTTGAGTCTAAAAGTCATATTTTAAACTGTTCATTAAttctcataatttatttttttataatttttcgaactcaattattttcattccaacCATTGATATTGAAACCTGAGATCATCACAGTGCTTTCGATTATGTTCATTTTGGgacctattttttaatttgtctcAATTTGATCTTGATCGAATTTTACATAGGTTGGAGGTAGGTTACTCGATTCACTCGTtatgtattttaactaattttaagctTAAATAACTTTTAATCCATATTTCTAGTAACATTGGGTCATACAACTCCATCTTTATGTTATTTATGAAGCCTAATATTGAGTTTGACTCAATTTGATCTAGTTTGCTCGAATTTCATGTCCAAAATTCGAAtccaaaattagaaatatttgacttatttattattttctataaattacaCTTGTAACCTACCCCTAGGGCAGTTCCCCCAAACAAGTCTTTGGGAGGCTTCTTGGAGGGAAAGGCAATCATTCTTGGGAGAAGCCTTATCCTGAATTAGCCTCGAAGACTTGTTCCACATGTATACTCGGACGAACAGTCTTTATGGATAAGTTTTTAAGGAAATCACCATTTTGTCACATCACTTTACCTCATGTTATTCTACACAACGTGGCATGCCCTTCTTCGAGTCTCCTTCCTTCAAGGGACCATTCCCCCGAGGGGGAAGGATTTTCACCAAGGTTTCTTTGAGCTTAACCCCAAGAGAATCATAGGGCCGTAATCTGAGGAGTCACTCATCCATTGCACATGCTTGTCATATGTCCTAGTTGCATACCGATGCACATAAATACCCTTTGGCACTTTGTGTTCAAGGATAATTTTCTACTTCTAGACTTTTCAGGTGAACTGAACGACTTTTCCACTCAATTTGTTTTGGAAAAGCCTTATTCTTTAAGACAACTTGCTACACCATTTTTCCACACCAATTGCATATTGTATCCATACTACATAGTGTATTCTAGACTTCACTATAACACTATCTAACTTAAACATCGAAGGGCTTGCATAGAGAAATTCCTACATGCCTTTTAATTGCTTTCTGTCTAGCAGACCATTCCTTTGGTGACACTTCTTAGGGGATATTTTCTTGTTCTCCTAGAGAGCGAATCAAACACTCTTGCGGCTATGTTCCATAGGCCTTGCATCATTTGCTTGGCCCTATCGATTTCTTGTTGAGCTCCCCCAAAATAAACAAATGTTACTTGTTGTAGTCCAAAATCAACAATTTGGAGTTGTTTGTAGGTTATGAGCAAAACATTAAATCAATGACGAATGCAAAGTGCGCTCGAGTTAAAgaacccccccctccccccagtTAGCCCTTGAAACCCGAAAAGTAGATGTCTTTTCTAGCAAAATATGAAAAGCTCAAAATGAGTTATAAGGAGTTGAAAATGAGacataaagaaaattcaaaggtGCTTGAGGACATGCCAAGCTTATTACAAGATCTTTTTTCTACTATTGAGTTACCTTCCTCAATTTGACACTTGGCCTCATGGAAAGACAGGTAGTCCTATAACTCTGCCAAGGGCCATTTTCTCGCTTGATTCCATCTGAAGATAGATACACGACCAAGCAAAGAAAAGTATGGAGGGTTGTGGACCTAGAAGAGGGTGCCCCAAAGGGACAATATCGTGCATCACATAGACAAGATTGTGCCTCATAGATCACTCTAAGGTCCCAAGTCAGGGAGATCATTGAGGAAATTCTGAAGTAGGAATAGATTGTTTATACCCAAAACAAAGACCACCAAGAGGGAACGTCAATTCAATGCCAACTTGGTAAAGTTAGTGCTCATTTAAAATATGAGCCTACAGAATTTCCTACTTGCTCTGAAAGGCGAAATTCCATTTACCGCAAGTAACAATTAGGATCCCTTACGCTTTCTCAACGGGATGATGCTACAATGAGCTGTACTTGGTCTACTATTGTACATTATCAGTGTGGGCAAGAGCATTTTAGAAGGAGAGATCCCTTTTATCTACTCAACATTTGCTAGGAGTGAAACAAAACATTGAAGCAATATCTAGATTGATTCAACAATGCTATTTTGGAGGTCCATAAAATACATGTTGACATGGCAATCTCAGCACTCATGTAGGGGACTACTTTCATCCCTCTGAAGGAATCTTTGGCAACCAACCAGCCCATATCATTGGTCGACCTCTTGCTACGTGCCAACAAGTTCATAGTGTAAGTGAAGATACTTGAAAAGAGTAGCTCCTCAAGTGAAGAGGAAAGAGGCGATAGAGAGAGGCTAATCAAAATCCATCTTGGCTTACTCAAAGTAAAGGCTCGGAAGATTAATGCAATCGTCAAGGCAAGGTTCCAAACTTTCACACCTTTCTCAGAATCCCTCACTATCATACTCTTTGATATGAGACTCACAGGGCTAATTCACTTTTCTCATCCCAGAAGCCTTGAGGAAAGGACTCGAACACTTTATACGAGTTCCATAAATGCTCGAGTCACTGAAATGAGGGAAGTAGCGACCTAAAGAATCAATTGGAATTTCTAGCATGTACTGAGAAGTTTGACCAATCCATCCTCAATCGATCACGCCAATCCTAAACTCAAGTTTAGGGGATAAAAGAGTGGGATTATTGGTGAAGAATTGTGTTTGACAAATCTTCAAGAACTTTCTTAATGTACTACCATGAACGTATGCGAGATATGCTCAATCatgtaaacaaaaatatgtgtGTAACACACTACATCCGTGGATGTAGACTTGTAAATAACTCTAAgagtgttaaaataaaaaaatatattgataacttttaatctttttggtctagttagaaaaaatatttttatatatttactaaaGTTGGTTTTTGctatggaagaaaataaaataattaaaatttatcacaaaagtattcttcatataattgatattaaaaaaaataaaaaatcacaataaaatcTAGCAATCGTCTGAATAAGTTGACTGATATATTTTGGGTGGCTGGACAAAGTTTGGGGATGGTgagtagagatggcaaacgggccggaccgggccaaatcggccctcTTAAAAACGGGctagcagattgctggccctagcccgacCCTACACGGGCCCGCGGGCTAAACGGGCCAGCCCAGCTCGCCCGGAGACtaagagcgaggggcgcgggcgagcgagggcaagggcaagacgagggtgagggcaagggcgagacagagggcgagataGAGGGCGAGCGACGGCGAGGAGGCgcgggcgagacagagggcgagcgagggcgagggtgaggggcgcgggcgagggcgagacaagggcgaaggcgagggcgagacgagggtgagggcgagggcgagacgagggtgagcGCGAGGGTGACAgaaggcgagggcgagacagagggcggcGACTggtgagcgagggcgagatagagggtgagggcgagggctgTTTGGGGGGAAGGGTTGTGTGGCCGATtagcgggccaagcgggccagcCCGGCCTGCCACCATTTGGCCCTGCCGGGCCTAAgtgggccgggccaaatcggctcggccttaaatgggccagcaaaatgctggccctagcccggtgccgggccagcccgtcgggccaaacccattttgccatctctaatggTGAGTTctcaaatttacaatttttttaaagtaatttttattatttcatcgTTATCATTGtcgagatataataataaatttataattacaagaGAGTGAGTTTTTAATCTCTTAGAAAcctataaaaaagaaaataatcacgAACACGGGATGTCTTTCACACGGGGCCTTCAATGTTTAAGTTAGTcactatgaaaaaatatataaaagcaaaagaaatataatttgagTAGACTTATGGTCGTATATTGATTGGAGaaatcacttatttatagaagttaaagataataattgaaagagtatttacatttctttctttcaaattatttattctaGATTTTCAAACAAAGATATCAAATGtgggttaaaatatttttggatccAAGAGCACTCGAGAGAGCCTCTTGGAGACTCTGGATGGGGCCTCCCAAGGGGCACACAAAACTGGCCTCCAGGAGAATCTCTTAGGAATTATTTTGTGGATAGGGTTTCCTAAGCTTCCGTCCTCAACCTTCTCCCTCCTAGCCTTATCTTTGACTTCAACCAATTTTCTTGGACACAAcattagtaattaatatttaatattttttggttttgaatatttattaaatcaattaaattctAACACCTTATTTGAATTTCGGACACCACCAAATTTAGTaactttctcaaatttattataatttaaataattcgttacaatttaatatttaacttttaacatttgttaaatcaattaaaaaatttgacaattcAAATGAGTTTCAAGGACCACCAAACAAGTCTCTAAactcttaaaatcaaaatagaaaagaaaagtcAAAGTTGCCGGCACATCAATGTGTTTTTCATCTTTTGGCCGGTTGACGATTGACCACATCACGTGGGATGAATATAAAGAGCACATCTATTGGTTCTTTGTCTTCTAATGAGTGGTGCCTCAAcccgagtgcaattttgttcacccctctgacggggtgaacatcaccctcaTATTTTTTGTGAAGGTGAAAAAAATAACGAAACGATATATAATGAGATAATTGTCGTTTCGTTATTTTTTCACTCTCACACTTGCAtgagggtgatgttcacccccattaaagggggtgaacaaaatcacactcccTCAACTCACCCAA contains the following coding sequences:
- the LOC127813461 gene encoding secreted RxLR effector protein 161-like; this encodes MQKIPYASAVGSLMYAQVCTRPDIAFIVGMLGRYLNNPGMDHWKAAKQVMRYLQRTKDYMLTYRRSDQLEIIGYSDSDFAGCQDSRSSTSGYIYLLAGGAISWRSAKQTLIASSTMEAEFMACYEASNHGIWLRNFVTRLRILDGIERPLKLYYNNKSAVLYSNNSKSSSKSKHIDIKLLVVKERVQSEQISIEHIRTNSMIANPLTKGLPPKIFHEHTVHMGVVLCEDIMF